One Spinacia oleracea cultivar Varoflay chromosome 4, BTI_SOV_V1, whole genome shotgun sequence DNA segment encodes these proteins:
- the LOC110805380 gene encoding uncharacterized protein: protein MAWVRDQIDAVKSIQIRQLLIQAVSLGMIVTSALIIWKALMCFTGSESPVVVVLSGSMEPGFKRGDILFLHMSKDPIRAGEIVVFNVDGREIPIVHRVIKVHERKDTGEVDVLTKGDNNYGDDRLLYAHGQQWLQRHHIMGRAVGFLPYVGWVTIIMTEKPMIKYLLIGALGLLVITSKD, encoded by the exons ATGGCGTGGGTCAGAGATCAAATCGACGCTGTCAAATCCATTCAGATCAGACAACTTCTCATTCAAGCTGTCAGTCTTG GGATGATTGTTACCTCTGCACTGATAATATGGAAGGCATTGATGTGTTTTACTGGTAGTGAATCTCCTGTCGTTGTTGTCCTTTCTGGAAGCATGGAACCTGGTTTCAAGAGG GGAGATATATTGTTTTTACATATGAGCAAGGATCCTATTCGCGCAGGGGAAATAGTtgtgtttaatgttgat GGTCGTGAAATTCCAATTGTCCACCGAGTTATCAAG GTTCATGAGCGGAAAGATACTGGTGAAGTTGATGTCCTTACAAAAG GTGACAACAACTACGGTGATGACAGGCTTTTGTATGCTCATGGTCAACAGTGGCTTCAACGGCACCATATAATGGGCAGAGCTGTAGG ATTCCTACCATATGTTGGCTGGGTTACAATCATCATGACTGAAAAGCCAATGATCAAG TATCTACTGATAGGTGCCTTGGGGTTACTTGTCATTACTTCCAAGGATTGA